A window of the Henckelia pumila isolate YLH828 chromosome 3, ASM3356847v2, whole genome shotgun sequence genome harbors these coding sequences:
- the LOC140893122 gene encoding uncharacterized protein — protein sequence MGNLWSSLFSVQQVPQMKNNQITHFSHPDHPLRFDPTESPFKCDGCKEVGIGSRYRCAACDYDLHSHCAVPTAAISHPFYTKCSFQFLSRPPGTVARYCNACEKDVAGFLYHCKSCDFDLHPCCAKLPMLLDDGELKLFLYKKVSSPCNRCGRKGRSWSYRSSCKKYNLHVACVKEMLMDSWHEIYDGGAGSRIPNIKATLQPQNPKPGKGKVSKSCEMAALALQFVISALLGDPTTIIAGLVASFMSK from the exons ATGGGGAACCTTtggagtagtttgttttcagtGCAGCAAGTACCCCAAATGAAAAACAACCAAATAACCCATTTCAGCCACCCCGATCACCCCCTGAGATTCGACCCCACGGAATCTCCGTTCAAATGCGACGGCTGCAAGGAGGTGGGAATCGGTAGTCGGTACCGGTGCGCCGCATGCGACTACGATCTCCACAGCCACTGCGCCGTCCCCACCGCCGCCATCTCCCACCCTTTCTACACCAAGTGCTCGTTCCAGTTCCTCAGCCGGCCGCCGGGGACGGTGGCGCGTTACTGCAACGCGTGCGAGAAGGACGTGGCGGGGTTCTTGTACCACTGCAAGTCGTGCGACTTCGATCTCCATCCATGCTGCGCCAAGCTCCCCATGCTGCTCGACGATGGGGAACTCAAACTCTTTCTCTATAAAAAAGTTAGCTCGCCATGTAACAG GTGTGGCAGAAAGGGGAGGAGCTGGAGTTACAGGTCTTCCTGCAAGAAGTACAACCTCCACGTGGCATGCGTGAAGGAGATGTTAATGGACAGCTGGCACGAAATTTACGACGGCGGTGCAGGGAGCAGGATCCCAAACATAAAAGCTACGCTACAGCCGCAGAATCCGAAACCGGGGAAAGGGAAAGTGAGCAAGAGCTGCGAAATGGCTGCTTTGGCCCTTCAGTTCGTCATATCCGCCCTTCTAGGGGATCCCACCACCATCATTGCTGGTCTGGTTGCTTCTTTCAtgtcaaaataa